Proteins encoded by one window of Salvia splendens isolate huo1 chromosome 7, SspV2, whole genome shotgun sequence:
- the LOC121740897 gene encoding protein ALTERED PHOSPHATE STARVATION RESPONSE 1-like encodes MGCAQSKIDNEESVSRCKERRNLMKEAVVARNAFASAHSGYSVSLKDTGAALSDFAGGEVPPPPLEATAADPPVVDLPPPPPPSAMGSNLPPPPPPLPSFSPMPTPLLQRAVTMPALSESVRKGKMKGVAVHEDDIYEEDEVEEEEDGEDRFRRRKKGVEETEVETPIRPPPNPSTTPSEIRGMAWDYFFMDNTPHSNLDEAVEGVDGGYGEEMNGNLDQAFENVAGNDEFKTPEKQAGFEEFKTPEETPASMPAPKFMHSNTAPPAVSRIVMGGNAAGNDNGVDLLKVLSEIDDHFLKASQSSQAVSKMLEATRLHYHSNFADNRGHIDHAARVMQVITWNKSFKGVPNGEAANDSFDPDDYETHATVLDKLLAWEKKLYEEIKAGELMKREYQRKVGVLNKLKKRNASAEQVEKAKAAVSHLHTRYIVDMQSLDSTVSEVNDIRDKQLFPKLVVLVQGMTTMWESMCIHHNSQLEIVTGLKSLDISGVLIETTKHHHDRTKQLATVLEQWHSQFDKLVTGQRQYIGALSSWLKLNLIPIESSLKEKVSSPPRAPNPPIQPLLRAWHDYLEKLPDEVAKSAIASFAAVIKTIILHQEEEMKLKDKYDETRREYIRKKQAFEEWVHKYRNRRTPPDEGDPEKTGESGTKDPVTERQFVVESLKKRMDEEMEEHQKHCVQVREKSLGSLKIRLPEIFRALSDYANACYEAYEQLRLLTASQHPNPNAGA; translated from the exons ATGGGGTGTGCGCAATCGAAAATCGACAATGAGGAATCGGTTTCTAGGTGTAAGGAGAGGAGGAATTTGATGAAGGAGGCTGTTGTTGCGAGGAATGCTTTTGCCTCGGCGCATTCCGGCTACTCCGTCTCTCTTAAAGACACCGGCGCCGCCCTGAGCGACTTCGCCGGCGGAGAggtcccgccgccgccgctggaAGCGACGGCGGCGGATCCCCCGGTTGTGGACCTGCCCCCGCCTCCCCCTCCGTCGGCGATGGGGTCGAACCTCCCGCCGCCTCCCCCACCGCTGCCGAGCTTCTCGCCCATGCCGACGCCGCTGCTCCAACGGGCGGTGACCATGCCGGCATTGTCGGAGTCGGTTAGGAAGGGGAAGATGAAAGGGGTGGCCGTTCATGAGGATGATATCTACGAGGAGGACgaggtggaggaagaggaggatggGGAGGATAGgtttcgtaggaggaagaaagGGGTTGAGGAGACGGAGGTCGAGACTCCGATAAGGCCGCCTCCTAACCCCTCCACGACTCCCTCAGAGATTAGAGGGATGGCGTGGGATTACTTCTTCATGGACAACACACCCCACTCGAATTTGGATGAGGCCGTGGAAGGGGTCGATGGTGGCTATGGCGAGGAAATGAATGGGAATCTCGACCAGGCGTTTGAGAATGTGGCCGGAAATGATGAGTTCAAGACTCCAGAGAAGCAAGCGGGGTTCGAGGAGTTCAAGACGCCTGAGGAGACGCCAGCGTCCATGCCAGCCCCAAAGTTTATGCACTCCAACACCGCGCCTCCTGCGGTGAGCAGAATCGTTATGGGTGGTAATGCGGCAGGAAATGATAATGGTGTGGATTTGTTGAAGGTTTTGAGTGAGATCGACGATCATTTCCTTAAAGCTTCCCAAAGCTCGCAAGCCGTATCAAAGATGCTCGAGGCCACGAGGTTGCATTACCACTCGAATTTCGCTGATAATCGAG GACACATTGACCATGCAGCTCGAGTCATGCAAGTTATTACTTGGAACAAATCCTTTAAGGGTGTGCCTAATGGCGAGGCAGCGAATGATAGCTTTGATCCAGATGATTACGAGACGCATGCCACTGTTTTGGACAAGTTGCTAGCATGGGAgaaaaagctatacgaagaaaTAAAG GCTGGCGAACTTATGAAACGTGAATATCAACGAAAAGTTGGCGTGCTGAATAAGCTAAAGAAACGCAATGCTAGTGCCGAGCAAGTAGAGAAGGCGAAAGCTGCTGTTAGCCATTTGCATACGCGATATATAGTTGACATGCAATCCTTGGATTCGACCGTCTCAGAAGTCAATGATATACGTGACAAGCAGTTGTTTCCGAAGCTCGTGGTGCTCGTTCAAGG GATGACAACGATGTGGGAGTCTATGTGCATACATCATAACAGCCAGCTCGAGATTGTCACGGGCCTCAAATCCCTCGACATCTCGGGCGTCCTGATCGAGACGACCAAGCACCATCACGACCGGACGAAGCAGCTCGCGACCGTCCTCGAGCAATGGCACTCGCAGTTCGATAAGCTTGTGACGGGCCAGAGGCAGTACATCGGCGCGCTCAGCAGCTGGCTGAAGCTGAATCTCATCCCTATCGAGAGCAGCTTgaaggagaaagtctcgtcaCCACCAAGAGCTCCGAACCCTCCGATCCAGCCGCTGCTCCGGGCGTGGCACGACTACCTCGAGAAGCTCCCTGACGAGGTGGCGAAGAGCGCCATCGCGTCGTTCGCCGCCGTGATCAAGACCATCATCCTCCACCAGGAAGAGGAGATGAAGCTgaaggacaagtacgatgagaCGAGACGGGAGTACATCCGGAAGAAGCAAGCCTTTGAGGAGTGGGTGCACAAGTACAGGAACCGCAGGACGCCCCCGGACGAGGGCGACCCCGAGAAGACTGGGGAGAGTGGGACGAAGGACCCGGTGACGGAGAGGCAGTTCGTGGTCGAGAGTTTGAAGAAGCGGATGGACGAGGAGATGGAGGAGCATCAGAAGCATTGCGTTCAGGTGCGGGAGAAGTCACTCGGAAGCCTCAAGATCCGGCTTCCGGAGATCTTCCGAGCTCTCTCGGACTACGCCAATGCATGCTATGAGGCGTACGAGCAGCTGAGATTGCTCACAGCATCACAACATCCTAATCCAAATGCAGGAGCCTAA
- the LOC121741462 gene encoding transcription factor MYB3R-1-like gives MESDRTGSNNNPSDAAKNGLQRSRPSHGRTSGPTRRSTKGQWTAEEDEVLRMAVQRFKGKNWKKIAECFKDRTDVQCLHRWQKVLNPELVKGPWSKEEDEVITELVNKYGPKKWSTIANHLPGRIGKQCRERWHNHLNPNINKEAWTQDEELTLIRAHQIYGNKWAELTKLLPGRTDNSIKNHWNSSVKKKLDMYLASGLLSQFQDQPLVIPPNQSEASSSSKAQQCSEEDNSVVRGRTEAEEASECSQGSNIASMSRPISNTAVHPIGDCRITEESNSSQYSEDYRPAFQEEAFPIPEAPCELSDKFLEHDFSLDWSSLAGKDWQLNPNELPDMSLLDVGQESPGMFALTSSSGQNTNHEEVSFQQESHMPLGSFTSLVNMAVDADTPNMIATSDCRMVYTHPSEVLNYIDTLLNHSSTLQFPENELVAPQSCYAPSDMLGASFSQSVPFPMQVPASDGQHMFDTDPNQYSSSHADQEPNPPSTHDDFIYTSESSHLQCEDNSVEVKETPKLVSANDFGSTSSNDSQSCPLVENDSGALFYEPPRFPSLDIPFFSCDLIKSGSDMHQEYSPLGIRQLMISNMTPFKLWDSPSRDDSPDAILKSAAKTFTGTPSILKKRHRDLVSPLSEKRGEKKLEGLRNQEAFSNMTNGFPRLEFMFDECIDKKGQLVSLSPNRRNFEVSCMEKENAASASELEPNDRNGSDCLNSMTAMIASTDLRAKNSERDSTESANEPSGVLLEHDVNDLLFFSPERYILKNDRTVGISARTLAKQSSRRLDAESKHGAILTSSDACFSFICSPRLGSKDRTNLFITTSLQSLSPSAKKVESSGKGLASENNNIFVESTPYKRSMDSPSAWKSPWFINGFDPGPRVDTDITIEDIGYFLSSPGDGGYDAIGLMKQLGEQTAGAFADAQKVLGDETPETIMKGKCVTNLNPSGASSSMTERRTLDFSECGTPGKESARFSSSTSFSSPSSYLLKSCR, from the exons ATGGAAAGTGATAGAACAGGAAGCAATAATAACCCTTCAGACGCTGCAAAAAATGGTCTGCAACGATCTCGGCCTTCACATGG GAGAACGAGTGGCCCAACACGACGTTCGACGAAGGGACAATGGACTGCAGAAGAG GATGAGGTATTGCGAATGGCTGTTCAACGCTTCAAAGGGAAAAATTGGAAAAAGATAG CGGAGTGTTTCAAGGACCGAACAGATGTTCAGTGCCTACATAGGTGGCAGAAAGTTCTTAATCCAGAGCTAGTTAAAGGTCCCTGGTCGAAAGAG GAGGATGAAGTAATAACTGAGTTGGTTAACAAATATGGTCCCAAAAAGTGGTCTACGATCGCAAATCATCTTCCTGGGCGTATAGGGAAGCAGTGTCGTGAAAG GTGGCACAATCATCTTAATCCCAATATAAACAAGGAAGCTTGGACACAGGATGAGGAATTAACATTGATCCGCGCTCATCAAATTTATGGAAACAAATGGGCTGAGTTAACTAAGTTATTGCCTGGGAG AACCGACAACTCTATCAAAAACCATTGGAATAGTTCTGTCAAGAAGAAATTGGACATGTATTTAGCTTCAGGGTTACTTTCACAATTCCAAGATCAACCTCTTGTGATTCCTCCTAATCAGTCAGAAGCTTCCTCCTCTTCAAAGGCACAACAATGCAGTGAAGAAGACAATAGTGTTGTTAGAGGCAGAACAGAAGCAGAGGAAGCTTCTGAATGCAGTCAAGGTTCTAACATTGCTAGTATGTCTCGACCAATTAGCAACACAGCTGTACATCCCATAGGGGACTGCAGAATAACTGAAGAATCAAATTCAAGTCAGTATTCTGAAGATTATCGTCCTGCATTTCAAGAAGAAGCGTTTCCTATACCAGAAGCACCTTGTGAACTGAGCGACAAGTTTCTTGAGCATGATTTCTCTCTAGATTGGAGTTCCTTAGCGGGGAAAGATTGGCAACTAAATCCTAATGAACTACCAGACATGTCTTTACTAGATGTGGGGCAAGAGTCACCTGGAATGTTCGCCTTAACATCTTCAAGTGGCCAGAATACTAATCATGAAGAAGTATCCTTTCAGCAAGAGTCTCATATGCCATTAGGGAGTTTTACTTCCTTGGTAAACATGGCTGTAGATGCTGATACCCCAAATATGATCGCGACTTCAGATTGCAGGATGGTATACACACATCCCTCTGAAGTTTTGAACTACATAGATACATTGCTCAATCATTCGTCAACGCTTCAGTTTCCTGAAAATGAGTTGGTTGCTCCACAATCTTGTTATGCGCCTTCTGATATGCTGGGCGCTTCATTTTCTCAGTCTGTCCCCTTCCCTATGCAAGTTCCTGCATCTGATGGTCAGCACATGTTTGATACTGATCCAAATCAGTACAGTAGTTCACATGCAGATCAGGAACCAAATCCACCAAGTACACATGATGATTTTATATATACCTCGGAGTCCAGTCACTTGCAATGTGAAGATAATTCCGTTGAGGTAAAGGAAACACCGAAGCTAGTTTCAGCTAATGATTTTGGCTCAACATCATCAAATGATTCTCAGAGTTGTCCTCTAGTGGAAAATGATTCTGGAGCTTTATTCTACGAGCCCCCACGTTTTCCAAGCTTGGATATACCATTCTTCAGTTGTGATCTCATAAAATCAGGTAGCGACATGCATCAAGAGTACAGCCCACTTGGCATCCGCCAACTGATGATATCTAACATGACCCCATTCAAACTGTGGGATTCACCATCTAGAGATGATAGCCCTGACGCAATTCTCAAAAGTGCCGCCAAAACTTTTACAGGCACGCCATCAATATTGAAGAAAAGACATCGTGACTTGGTGTCTCCTTTGTCTGAAAAGAGAGGTGAAAAGAAGCTTGAAGGTCTTAGAAACCAAGAAGCATTTTCAAATATGACCAATGGTTTTCCCAGGTTAGAGTTTATGTTTGATGAATGCATAGACAAAAAAGGACAGCTGGTTTCACTATCGCCAAACAGAAGAAACTTTGAAGTGTCTTGTATGGAAAAAGAAAACGCAGCTTCTGCTTCTGAACTGGAGCCAAATGACCGCAACGGCAGTGATTGTTTGAACAGTATGACTGCAATGATAGCTTCCACTGATCTCAGAGCTAAGAATTCAGAAAGGGACTCGACTGAATCG GCAAATGAGCCTTCTGGAGTCCTTCTTGAACACGATGTGAATGACCTGCTATTCTTTTCTCCGGAGCGTTATATACTCAAGAATGATAGAACAGTTGGTATAAGTGCTAGAACTCTCGCAAAACAGTCTTCACGAAGATTAGATGCTGAGTCTAAACATGGCGCCATTTTAACATCCTCGGACGCATGCTTTTCTTTCATTTGTTCTCCTCGGCTGGGTTCAAAGGACAGGACCAATTTGTTTATAACTACATCTCTGCAATCCTTGAGTCCTTCAGCAAAGAAAGTCGAGAGTTCTGGCAAAGGTTTAGCCAGTGAAAACAATAACAT ATTTGTTGAGTCAACACCGTATAAGAGGAGCATGGATTCTCCTTCGGCTTGGAAGTCCCCTTGGTTTATCAACGGCTTTGATCCAGGCCCAAGAGTTGATACAGATATAACTATTGAG GACATTGGCTATTTCTTGAGCTCCCCGGGGGACGGAGGCTACGATGCCATAGGGTTAATGAAGCAACTAGGGGAGCAGACAGCCGGTGCGTTTGCTGACGCCCAGAAGGTTCTTGGAGATGAAACTCCGGAAACCATAATGAAGGGAAAATGTGTCACAAACCTCAACCCAAGCGGTGCTTCAAGTTCCATG ACGGAGAGGCGTACGCTCGATTTCAGCGAATGCGGAACACCAGGAAAAGAATCTGCGAGATTTTCAAGCAGCACCAGTTTCTCAAGCCCATCTTCCTATCTGTTGAAGAGTTGCAGGTAG
- the LOC121741463 gene encoding aspartate aminotransferase, cytoplasmic-like, whose amino-acid sequence MHGGNDSHSSPSPADRRISALVRHLQGSPLDAADPCLAVAPTAAARISVFDHVVRAPEDPILGVTVAYNKDPSPVKLNLGVGAYRTEEGKPLVLNVVRKAEQILVNDRSRVKEYLPIVGLADFNKLSAKLILGADSPAIQDNRVTTVQCLSGTGSLRVGAEFLSRHYHQLTIYIPQPTWGNHVKIFGLAGLAVKTYRYYDPATRGLNFRGLLEDLGSAPFGAIVLLHACAHNPTGVDPTAQEWEQIRQLMRSKALLPFFDSAYQGFASGNLDADAQSIRMFVKDGGECLVAQSYAKNMGLYGERVGALSMVCRSADVASRVESQLKLVIRPMYSNPPIHGASIVATILKDRAMFQEWEVELKAMADRIISMRKQLFDALRSRGTPGDWSHIIKQIGMFTFTGLNSAQVAFMTKEYHIYLTSDGRISMAGLSSRTVPHLADAIHAAVTKAA is encoded by the exons ATGCACGGGGGGAATGATTCACACTCGTCGCCGTCGCCCGCTGACCGGAGGATCAGCGCTCTCGTCCGCCACCTGCAAGGATCGCCGCTCGACGCCGCCGATCCCTGCCTCGCCGTCGCGCCGACTGCGGCTGCTCGGATCTCCGTCTTCGATCATGTTGTTCGGGCGCCAGAAGACCCCATTCTCGGC GTGACTGTTGCTTACAACAAAGATCCAAGCCCAGTTAAGTTGAATTTGGGAGTCGGGGCATATAGGACAGAG GAAGGAAAACCTCTTGTTTTAAATGTTGTGAGAAAAGCAGAGCAAATTCTAGTGAATGACAG ATCTCGAGTGAAGGAGTATCTTCCAATTGTTGGATTGGCAGACTTCAATAAATTGAGTGCTAAGCTCATACTTGGTGCTGACAG TCCTGCGATCCAAGACAACAGGGTTACTACTGTTCAGTGTTTGTCCGGTACAGGCTCACTGAGGGTAGGAGCTGAATTTTTGTCTAGGCATTATCATCAA CTTACTATTTATATCCCCCAGCCTACATGGGGAAACCACGTAAAAATATTTGGTTTAGCTGGGTTAGCAGTAAAGACATACCGCTACTATGATCCAGCTACTCGTGGACTCAATTTCAGAG GCTTGTTGGAAGATCTTGGGTCTGCTCCTTTTGGAGCAATTGTGCTTCTCCATGCGTGTGCTCATAACCCAACTGGGGTTGACCCTACTGCTCAAGAATGGGAGCAGATAAGACAGTTAATGAGATCGAAGGCATTGTTGCCCTTCTTTGATAGCGCCTATCAG GGTTTTGCTAGTGGAAACCTGGATGCAGATGCACAGTCAATCCGAATGTTTGTAAAAGATGGGGGGGAATGTCTTGTGGCTCAAAGTTACGCCAAAAACATGGGGCTCTATGGGGAGCGCGTTGGTGCCTTGAGCATG GTGTGCAGGTCTGCTGATGTGGCAAGCAGGGTAGAGAGCCAGTTGAAGTTAGTTATTAGGCCAATGTATTCTAACCCTCCGATTCATGGAGCGTCAATTGTGGCAACAATCCTCAAGGACAG AGCTATGTTCCAAGAATGGGAAGTTGAACTGAAGGCCATGGCTGACCGTATCATCAGCATGCGCAAGCAACTGTTTGATGCATTACGTAGTAGAG GTACACCGGGTGATTGGAGTCACATTATCAAGCAGATCGGGATGTTCACTTTCACCGGACTCAACTCAGCGCAAGTAGCCTTCATGACCAAAGAATACCACATCTACCTAACATCTGATGG TCGAATAAGCATGGCTGGTCTGAGTTCAAGGACAGTACCACACCTCGCAGATGCAATACATGCTGCTGTAACAAAAGCAGCTTGA
- the LOC121742108 gene encoding eukaryotic translation initiation factor 3 subunit L-like, whose amino-acid sequence MAGAAPYDSEQSAHGDSASGYDPNYVPDSVKSFVVHMYRQIREKNVYEIHQMYETSFQSISDRFFKDAPWPSVDAVATYVDNDHVFCLLYREMWFRHLYARLSPTLKQRIDSWDNYCNLFQVVLHGVVNMQLPNQWLWDMVDEFVYQFQSFCQYRAKMKSKTEQEIALLRQYDQAWNVYGVLNYLQALVEKSSIIQILEQEKEGLEQFTATDGYDYSGGSNVLKVLGYFSMIGLLRVHCLLGDYHTGLKCILPIDITQQGVYTSVIGSHITTIYHYGFANLMLRRYTEAIREFNKILLYIFKTKQYHQKSPQYEQILKKNEQMYALLAVTLSLCPQLKLVEETVNSQLREKYGEKMLRMQRFDDEAFALYDELFSYACPKFITPSAPSYDEPLVNYNQDAYRLQLKLFLYEVKQQQLLSGIRTFLNVYSTISIAKLASYMEVDEHTLRTILMTFKHKMHSVDSDGKIVSNMDTNFYIDDDMVHVVESKAPKKYGDYFMRQIVKLEGIMTDIDRVKLE is encoded by the exons ATGGCCGGCGCGGCGCCATACGATTCCGAGCAATCCGCACATGGCGATTCCGCCTCTGGATACGACCCAAACTACGTACCGGACTCAGTGAAGTCGTTTGTGGTGCACATGTACCGCCAGATACGGGAGAAGAACGTCTACGAGATCCACCAGATGTACGAGACGTCGTTCCAGAGCATCAGCGATAGGTTCTTCAAGGACGCGCCGTGGCCGTCCGTCGACGCCGTCGCCACCTACGTCGACAATGACCACGTCTTCTGCTTGCTCTACCGCGAGATGTGGTTCCGCCACCTCTACGCGCGTCTCTCGCCAACGCTTAAGCAGCGGATTGATTCGTGGGATAATTATTGCAATCTGTTTCAG GTTGTATTGCATGGAGTAGTGAACATGCAACTGCCAAATCAGTGGCTATGGGACATGGTTGATGAATTTGTGTACCAGTTCCAGTCTTTCTGTCAGTATCGTGCCAAGATGAAGAGCAAAACCGAGCAGGAGATTGCTCTTCTGCGCCAGTATGATCAG GCATGGAACGTATATGGTGTCCTTAATTATCTACAAGCACTTGTGGAGAAGTCTTCGATCATTCAAATCCTGGAACAGGAGAAGGAAGGTCTTGAGCAGTTCACTGCTACAGATGGATATGATTACAGTGGTGGAAGCAATGTGTTGAAGGTCTTGGGTTACTTCAGCATGATAGGCCTGCTTAGAGTTCACTGTTTATTGGGTGATTATCACACTGGCCTGAAGTGCATACTTCCAATTGACATAACTCAACAAGGCGTCTACACTAGTGTCATTGGGAGCCACATAACCACAATATACCACTATGGATTTGCAAATCTCATGCTTCGCAG GTATACAGAGGCAATTCGAGAATTCAATAAAATACTTCTTTACATATTCAAGACTAAGCAGTATCACCAGAAGTCTCCTCAATATGAACAGATACTGAAAAAGAATGAGCAAATGTATGCTTTGCTTGCAGTTACTCTTTCCCTCTGTCCTCAATTAAAGCTTGTTGAGGAGACCGTGAACTCTCAGCTGCGGGAGAAGTATGGTGAAAAAATGTTGAGGATGCAGAGATTTGATGATGAGGCATTTGCTCTATATGACGAGCTATTCTCTTATGCGTGCCCAAAGTTCATCACTCCATCTGCCCCAAGCTATGATGAGCCTCTTGTAAATTACAACCAG GATGCTTATAGACTACAATTGAAGTTGTTTCTTTATGAAGTAAAGCAGCAGCAACTACTATCAGGCATTCGGACCTTCTTAAATGTATACTCTACGATCTCCATTGCAAAGCTGGCCTCGTATATGGAAGTTGATGAACATACTTTGAG GACCATTTTGATGACATTCAAGCACAAGATGCATTCAGTCGATTCAGATGGGAAAATTGTCTCCAATATGGATACCAATTTCTACATTGACGAC GACATGGTCCACGTCGTTGAATCCAAAGCACCAAAGAAATATGGTGATTACTTTATGCGCCAAATTGTCAAG CTTGAAGGGATAATGACTGATATCGACAGAGTAAAGCTCGAGTAA